In the genome of Haemophilus pittmaniae, one region contains:
- the guaA gene encoding glutamine-hydrolyzing GMP synthase, with protein MTNIHNYKILILDFGSQYTQLIARRVREIGVYCELWAWDVTEQQIRDFNPDGIILSGGPESTTEENSPRAPEYVFNAGVPVLGVCYGMQTMAMQLGGLTETSDHREFGYASVLMENPTALFANLNDGDNKLDVWMSHGDKVTRLPENFQVTGTTPTCPIAAMSDESRHFYGVQFHPEVTHTKKGLELLTNFVVNICKCETKWTAENIIEDAVACIKEQVGDDEVILGLSGGVDSSVVALLLHRAIGKNLHCVFVDNGLLRLHEGDQVMEMFGDKFGLNITRVDAESRFLGELAGVSDPEAKRKIIGKVFVDVFDDESKKLTNVKWLAQGTIYPDVIESAASKTGKAHVIKSHHNVGGLPDYMKLGLVEPLRELFKDEVRKIGLALGLPAEMINRHPFPGPGLGVRVLGEVKKEYCDLLRRADAIFIEELRNSGWYEKTSQAFSVFLPVKSVGVMGDGRKYDWVISLRAVETIDFMTAHWAHLPYDLLGKVSNRIINEVNGISRVVYDISGKPPATIEWE; from the coding sequence ATGACAAACATCCACAATTATAAAATCCTAATCCTCGACTTTGGTTCACAATATACTCAACTGATTGCACGTCGTGTGCGTGAGATTGGCGTGTACTGCGAACTTTGGGCGTGGGATGTTACCGAACAACAAATCCGTGATTTTAATCCGGACGGTATTATTCTTTCCGGTGGTCCGGAAAGTACCACCGAAGAAAATAGCCCACGTGCGCCGGAATATGTGTTTAATGCCGGTGTGCCTGTGTTGGGCGTTTGCTACGGTATGCAAACTATGGCGATGCAGCTTGGTGGTTTAACAGAAACCTCTGATCATCGCGAATTCGGTTATGCCTCTGTTTTAATGGAAAATCCAACCGCACTTTTTGCAAATTTAAATGACGGTGATAACAAATTGGATGTATGGATGAGCCACGGTGATAAAGTGACCCGTTTGCCGGAAAACTTCCAAGTAACAGGTACGACACCAACTTGTCCGATTGCTGCGATGTCTGATGAAAGCCGTCATTTCTATGGCGTGCAATTCCATCCAGAAGTAACCCATACCAAAAAAGGTTTGGAATTATTGACTAACTTTGTCGTGAATATTTGTAAATGCGAAACTAAATGGACGGCCGAAAACATCATTGAAGATGCCGTTGCCTGCATTAAAGAACAAGTCGGTGATGATGAAGTGATTTTAGGTTTATCCGGTGGTGTAGACTCTTCTGTGGTTGCACTACTTTTACATCGCGCTATCGGCAAAAACTTACACTGCGTATTCGTGGATAACGGCTTGCTCCGCTTACACGAAGGCGATCAAGTCATGGAAATGTTTGGCGATAAATTCGGCTTAAACATTACCCGTGTTGATGCAGAAAGTCGTTTCTTAGGTGAACTTGCAGGTGTATCTGATCCTGAAGCGAAACGTAAAATTATCGGTAAAGTATTCGTGGATGTGTTCGATGATGAATCGAAAAAACTGACTAATGTGAAATGGTTGGCGCAAGGTACGATTTATCCTGACGTAATCGAATCAGCAGCCAGCAAAACCGGTAAAGCACATGTGATTAAATCTCACCACAACGTAGGTGGTTTGCCGGATTATATGAAATTAGGCTTAGTTGAACCGTTACGTGAATTATTTAAAGATGAAGTGCGTAAAATCGGTTTGGCATTAGGCTTACCGGCTGAAATGATCAACCGCCACCCATTCCCAGGTCCGGGTTTAGGCGTACGTGTACTAGGCGAAGTGAAAAAAGAATACTGCGATTTATTACGCCGTGCCGATGCGATCTTTATCGAAGAATTACGCAATAGCGGTTGGTATGAAAAAACCAGTCAAGCTTTCAGCGTATTCTTACCAGTGAAATCCGTAGGTGTGATGGGCGATGGCCGCAAATACGATTGGGTTATCTCGCTACGTGCGGTAGAAACCATCGACTTTATGACCGCTCATTGGGCACACTTGCCTTATGATCTATTAGGCAAAGTGTCTAATCGTATTATTAACGAAGTGAACGGTATTTCCCGTGTCGTGTATGACATTAGCGGAAAACCACCAGCAACTATCGAGTGGGAATAA
- a CDS encoding AEC family transporter translates to MDIALLLGSKIIELTLIVLMGYALVKAKLLKSEDSRPLSIIGLYIISPSVMIEAFQIDYTPEILRGLLLSLAMAVFLQLLLILIGRVLKQVFNLDPIEHAASIYSNSGNLIIPLVMSLFGKEWVIYASCFIVVQTFLFWTHCRLIIVGKGLLSLKSVLTNINLWSIFIGVCLFALQIKLPAFINGTLSMVGSFIGPNAMLIAGMLIASIPLRSIISSKRIYLVTALRLLVIPLFLLVIVKLCGFAGWTENGATIAMISFLATTSPAAATVTQMALIFGNNAQKASAIYGVSTMLCVFTMPLVIALYQLW, encoded by the coding sequence ATGGATATTGCATTACTTTTAGGCTCAAAAATTATTGAGCTGACTTTGATCGTTTTAATGGGCTATGCCTTGGTAAAAGCCAAGTTGCTCAAATCTGAGGACAGTCGTCCGCTATCGATTATCGGCCTGTATATCATCAGTCCGTCGGTGATGATTGAAGCCTTCCAAATTGATTACACCCCTGAAATTTTACGTGGTTTGTTATTGTCTTTGGCAATGGCGGTATTTTTACAACTGTTATTGATCCTTATCGGGCGGGTGCTGAAGCAAGTATTTAATCTCGATCCTATCGAACATGCAGCTTCCATTTATTCCAATTCCGGCAATCTGATTATTCCGCTAGTGATGTCCTTATTCGGTAAAGAATGGGTGATTTACGCCAGTTGTTTTATCGTGGTACAAACCTTTTTATTTTGGACTCATTGTCGCTTAATTATTGTTGGCAAAGGGCTGTTATCGTTGAAATCGGTGCTGACCAATATCAATTTATGGTCGATTTTTATTGGAGTTTGTTTATTTGCTTTGCAAATTAAATTACCGGCCTTTATTAACGGCACGCTTTCTATGGTGGGGAGTTTTATTGGCCCGAATGCAATGTTGATTGCCGGTATGTTAATAGCCTCGATTCCGTTACGTAGCATCATTTCTTCAAAACGCATTTATTTGGTGACGGCTTTACGTTTGTTGGTGATTCCGCTGTTTTTGCTGGTGATAGTGAAATTGTGTGGTTTTGCGGGATGGACTGAAAATGGCGCAACCATTGCCATGATAAGTTTCTTGGCTACCACCAGTCCGGCGGCAGCAACGGTGACTCAAATGGCGCTGATCTTTGGTAATAATGCGCAAAAAGCCAGCGCAATTTATGGTGTCAGCACCATGCTTTGTGTGTTTACTATGCCACTGGTGATTGCACTGTATCAACTGTGGTAG
- a CDS encoding sugar efflux transporter: MFRPNPAPSAANLIAFNFLLIAFLTGIASAFQTPTLSLFLSQELQVSPFLVGLFYAVNALIGIVLSQILARYSDRLPDRRQVMIFCCLIAVLGCLLFAFNRNYYILILVATTLLGLGSAANPQSFALAREYAESSGRETVMFTTIMRTQISLAWIVGPPLSFFIALNWGFDYLYLVSAGAFLLCALVSRLLPQVPRRQTGTQVSNEPQKSPRKSVTYLFIANLLLWTCNSMYLINMPLFVIHELHLDKELAGTLMGTAAGLEIPIMLFAGWLSRYWAKKNLMLAALIAGLLFYCGMSLAEQTWQLVALQLLNAIFIGITATIGMVYFQDLMPEQMGSATTLFSNAAKSSWVLGGPIAGLIAEYWSYQAVLYIALGLIAISLLCMSKVKSV, encoded by the coding sequence ATGTTTCGTCCCAATCCCGCGCCCTCCGCGGCCAACCTAATCGCATTCAACTTTTTATTAATCGCGTTTTTAACCGGTATTGCATCAGCTTTTCAAACGCCAACCTTAAGTCTTTTCTTATCACAGGAATTGCAGGTTTCCCCATTTCTTGTGGGATTATTTTATGCGGTCAATGCCTTGATCGGTATTGTTTTAAGCCAAATCCTAGCCCGCTATTCGGATCGCTTGCCTGATCGTCGGCAGGTAATGATCTTTTGCTGTTTAATTGCGGTATTAGGTTGCCTGCTATTTGCCTTTAATCGCAATTATTACATCTTGATTCTCGTTGCAACCACCTTACTGGGTTTAGGTTCTGCGGCCAATCCGCAATCCTTTGCATTGGCTCGGGAATATGCGGAAAGCAGCGGACGTGAAACTGTAATGTTCACCACTATCATGCGTACTCAAATCTCCTTAGCTTGGATCGTCGGCCCTCCGCTCTCCTTCTTCATTGCCCTCAACTGGGGATTTGATTATCTTTATTTAGTGAGTGCCGGCGCATTTTTGCTATGTGCCCTAGTCAGCCGCCTGCTACCACAAGTGCCACGACGCCAGACAGGCACTCAAGTTTCCAACGAGCCACAGAAATCGCCACGCAAAAGTGTCACCTATTTATTTATCGCTAATTTATTGTTATGGACCTGTAACAGTATGTATTTGATTAATATGCCGTTATTTGTGATTCACGAATTGCATTTGGATAAGGAATTAGCCGGTACATTAATGGGCACGGCTGCAGGATTAGAAATTCCAATTATGTTATTCGCCGGCTGGTTGTCCCGCTATTGGGCAAAGAAAAATTTAATGCTGGCGGCATTAATTGCAGGCTTACTGTTTTATTGTGGTATGAGCCTAGCTGAGCAGACTTGGCAGTTGGTTGCCTTACAATTACTGAATGCGATCTTTATTGGCATCACCGCGACCATCGGGATGGTGTATTTTCAGGATTTAATGCCGGAACAAATGGGCAGTGCCACTACTCTATTTAGCAATGCAGCAAAAAGCAGTTGGGTTTTGGGTGGACCTATTGCCGGCCTGATTGCTGAATATTGGAGCTACCAGGCCGTACTTTATATCGCATTGGGATTAATCGCCATTTCATTGCTGTGTATGAGCAAGGTAAAGTCGGTTTAA
- a CDS encoding glycosyltransferase family 25 protein encodes MNKYLISLDKDVERRELFFAQAETADFHTFSAFNTMQKAEDELLALFDFAKFAQHYSRHVTKGEIGCTLSHLGVYRLIVEDAAIGEEDYALICEDDALFNPEYYQQALPLLVQQCKEDIVLIGQSKIADFADIELEINYPTTFSALCQHAGSITYGYPYKSYFAGTVGYLIKKSAARKLLAPLSQGKPFWLADDFPLFETFGIYNNVVRPLLVIENPKLASNLQSARGSIANNWLKKCLKYPAKKCLAIQRNWGK; translated from the coding sequence ATGAATAAATATTTGATTTCCTTAGATAAAGATGTTGAACGCCGAGAGCTTTTTTTTGCTCAGGCAGAAACCGCGGATTTTCACACCTTTTCGGCATTTAATACAATGCAAAAAGCTGAGGATGAGTTGCTCGCTTTGTTTGATTTTGCAAAATTTGCTCAACATTACAGCCGTCATGTCACGAAAGGCGAGATCGGTTGTACCTTAAGCCATTTAGGTGTGTATCGTTTAATTGTAGAAGATGCAGCGATTGGCGAAGAGGATTATGCGCTGATTTGTGAAGATGATGCGTTATTCAATCCGGAATATTATCAGCAAGCGTTGCCATTGCTTGTTCAGCAATGCAAAGAGGATATTGTGTTGATAGGGCAGTCAAAAATTGCCGATTTTGCGGATATCGAATTGGAAATCAATTATCCAACAACATTTTCCGCCTTATGTCAGCATGCCGGTTCCATCACTTACGGGTATCCTTATAAAAGCTATTTTGCCGGTACGGTAGGCTATTTAATTAAAAAATCGGCAGCTCGCAAATTATTGGCGCCGCTATCTCAAGGGAAACCGTTTTGGTTAGCCGATGATTTTCCGTTATTTGAAACCTTTGGCATTTATAACAATGTGGTGCGTCCTTTGTTGGTGATCGAAAATCCGAAACTTGCCAGTAATTTGCAGAGTGCACGAGGTTCTATTGCGAATAATTGGCTGAAAAAATGCCTTAAATATCCGGCGAAGAAATGTTTGGCGATACAGCGTAATTGGGGTAAGTAA
- a CDS encoding glycosyltransferase family 2 protein, translating to MFSIIVPSYNRKAEIPALLSALARQTRFNFEVVIVDDCSREAVEVIGEYPFPVRVIRNQQNQGAAQSRNIGAAAAQGDWLLFLDDDDRFSDDKCAVLEDCIEQNPTVNFLYHPAKCSMVNEGFSYVTKPYQNPQDLTVENILRANKIGGMPMIAVTKALFEKVGGLSGELRSLEDYDFLLKLLQQSEFKPLFINEPLTLCAFHTRRDSVSTDSTNTQKAIAYIRQHYVKTDEQASNFTLNSEYMLAYPKVMNLSRSAAPHYWRIFRASKNLKALVICLVILISPQLAINLKRYI from the coding sequence ATTTTTAGTATTATTGTGCCTTCTTACAATCGAAAAGCAGAAATTCCGGCGTTATTAAGTGCATTGGCACGGCAAACCCGTTTTAATTTTGAAGTTGTGATTGTCGATGACTGTTCCCGTGAAGCGGTGGAAGTCATTGGAGAGTATCCGTTTCCAGTGCGTGTGATCCGTAATCAGCAAAATCAAGGTGCTGCACAAAGTCGTAATATTGGTGCAGCGGCTGCGCAAGGTGACTGGCTATTGTTTTTGGATGATGATGATCGTTTTAGCGATGATAAATGTGCTGTATTGGAAGACTGTATTGAGCAGAATCCGACTGTTAATTTTTTATACCATCCGGCTAAGTGCAGCATGGTGAATGAAGGCTTTAGTTATGTGACTAAGCCTTATCAAAACCCACAGGACTTGACTGTAGAGAATATTTTACGAGCCAATAAAATCGGTGGAATGCCAATGATTGCCGTGACTAAAGCGTTATTTGAAAAGGTTGGCGGATTATCAGGAGAGCTACGTTCCTTGGAAGATTACGATTTCTTGTTGAAACTCTTACAACAATCGGAATTCAAACCGTTATTTATTAATGAACCATTGACCTTATGTGCATTTCATACGCGCCGGGATAGCGTTTCAACGGATAGCACTAATACGCAAAAAGCCATTGCTTATATTCGTCAGCACTATGTCAAAACCGATGAGCAGGCGAGTAATTTTACACTCAATAGCGAGTATATGTTGGCCTATCCAAAGGTAATGAATTTATCTCGCTCCGCTGCTCCGCATTATTGGCGGATTTTTAGAGCCTCAAAAAATCTAAAAGCATTAGTAATCTGTTTGGTTATTTTAATTTCTCCACAATTGGCGATTAATTTAAAGAGATATATTTAA
- a CDS encoding glycosyltransferase family 2 protein, with amino-acid sequence MKFSVLMSLYIKENPQYLRECFASLKAQTHPADEIVLVLDGAITAELQAVVDEYLSQLPLKIVPLAQNRGLGKALNEGLQHCSFDWVMRMDTDDICVPERFAKQIEFIEKHPDTVVFGGQIAEFGENVQDIVAYRNVPTSTQDIVQFTQKRCPFNHMTVAYQKEAVLGCGGYEDLQEDYYLWIKLVALGQKVANLPDILVYARVGNGMVGRRRGVNQAKAEWRLFKLKYRLGIQGLLSGLMTFAMRSGARLLPTGLLKAIYQRFLRK; translated from the coding sequence ATGAAGTTTTCCGTATTAATGTCTTTGTACATCAAAGAAAACCCGCAATATTTGCGGGAATGTTTTGCTAGTTTAAAAGCGCAAACCCATCCGGCCGATGAAATTGTATTGGTTTTAGACGGTGCAATTACTGCTGAATTACAAGCGGTAGTTGATGAATATTTATCTCAGTTACCCTTAAAAATCGTGCCTTTAGCGCAGAATAGAGGGTTGGGAAAAGCATTAAATGAAGGGCTACAACATTGTAGTTTCGATTGGGTTATGCGCATGGATACCGATGATATTTGTGTGCCGGAGCGTTTTGCCAAGCAAATAGAATTCATCGAAAAACACCCAGATACTGTTGTGTTTGGCGGTCAGATTGCCGAATTTGGGGAAAATGTTCAGGATATCGTGGCCTATCGTAACGTCCCGACCAGTACTCAAGATATTGTGCAATTTACTCAAAAGCGTTGCCCGTTTAACCATATGACGGTCGCTTACCAAAAAGAAGCGGTATTAGGTTGTGGTGGTTATGAGGACTTGCAGGAAGATTACTATCTTTGGATCAAATTGGTTGCACTTGGTCAAAAGGTCGCGAATTTACCGGATATTTTGGTTTATGCCCGGGTAGGGAATGGAATGGTTGGTCGCCGTCGCGGAGTAAATCAGGCTAAAGCAGAATGGCGGCTATTTAAATTAAAATACCGTTTGGGTATTCAAGGATTGTTATCCGGTTTAATGACCTTTGCTATGCGTTCAGGCGCTCGCTTATTACCGACAGGGTTATTAAAAGCAATTTATCAACGCTTTTTGCGTAAATAG
- a CDS encoding lytic murein transglycosylase encodes MKFNKKLSLSLLSALLVLAGCSGSTSSNNNTTSQNLQPLAFSTPYNKPRVMSNFNDYVLFLKDKALAEGVSKSVLAAQNNIQYMPKAVALDQAQAGRSKRDPSQPPIINPNATTNYLNKVLTSAKVDTAVERYDEVRVPLQQASRKYGVQQEYLLALWGMESSFGYYQGSYDVLSALATLAFDGRREDLFAREFINAMKMLQQDHIQRHKMLGSWAGAMGQTQFMPSSFLSYAADGNGDGLKDIWSNQFDVFASIANYLHTVGWDDKLPWGVEVTLAEPISYSLSGIEKAKSRSLSQWQSMGVGLKSFTAENQEKLIALANAELWLVMPDREAGRIFLVSNNFRTILDWNKSNYFAISIGMFADRIKEETGL; translated from the coding sequence ATGAAATTTAACAAGAAATTAAGTCTCTCGCTATTATCGGCGTTATTGGTGTTAGCGGGATGTTCAGGATCGACATCAAGCAATAACAATACTACTTCACAAAATTTGCAGCCGCTTGCTTTTAGTACGCCATACAATAAACCACGGGTAATGAGCAACTTTAACGATTATGTGCTGTTTTTAAAGGATAAAGCATTAGCTGAGGGTGTTTCTAAATCAGTACTTGCAGCACAAAATAATATCCAATATATGCCAAAGGCTGTTGCTTTAGATCAGGCTCAGGCCGGACGTTCTAAGCGAGATCCTAGCCAGCCACCGATTATTAATCCGAATGCCACTACTAATTATTTAAATAAAGTGCTAACAAGTGCCAAGGTTGATACTGCAGTTGAACGATATGATGAGGTACGCGTACCTTTACAACAAGCTTCGCGTAAATATGGCGTACAGCAGGAGTATTTGTTGGCATTATGGGGAATGGAAAGCAGTTTTGGCTATTATCAAGGTTCCTATGATGTTTTATCGGCATTAGCAACCTTAGCTTTTGATGGACGACGGGAGGATTTATTTGCCCGAGAATTTATCAATGCGATGAAAATGTTGCAGCAGGACCACATTCAACGTCATAAGATGTTAGGCTCTTGGGCGGGGGCGATGGGACAAACCCAATTTATGCCAAGTTCTTTTCTGTCTTATGCCGCCGATGGTAATGGCGATGGGCTGAAGGATATTTGGAGCAACCAGTTTGATGTGTTTGCATCCATTGCCAATTATTTGCATACCGTAGGATGGGATGACAAATTACCTTGGGGCGTTGAAGTGACACTAGCTGAGCCGATTTCTTATTCATTAAGTGGCATTGAAAAGGCTAAAAGTCGTTCGCTTTCCCAATGGCAATCAATGGGGGTTGGACTGAAAAGTTTTACGGCGGAAAATCAGGAGAAATTAATCGCTTTAGCTAATGCCGAGTTATGGCTGGTAATGCCGGATAGAGAAGCAGGACGGATATTCTTAGTTTCAAATAATTTCCGTACTATTTTAGATTGGAATAAATCTAATTACTTTGCGATTAGTATTGGAATGTTTGCTGATCGTATTAAAGAGGAAACCGGGTTGTAG
- a CDS encoding FTR1 family iron permease, with protein sequence MSTRSIRYFLFTLIFILSPFALAQDNYQQWVDDITARLDKTAQLIQQGNTDDARTEVQMAYFEVFENLEGPIRINFSAQKSYQMEATFGEIRKMIGEGKSQQEIQAKINQLKNELQEVLPSLIEGHQLNADGQHGVYDNQDIAPYWQQSFKTIDDLIAKGIEAYQNGDLANAKKYFQQAQYDGYKNSEMEMSVRQNRSSETSAAINQQFYNLIRLSEQPEQITELGYQSTQLLQNIEENLPNLPTTREEQNIQSDNAQIAADNQPEQDWSKVADEVNQRIQQAIELYQQGETKKAILSVQSTYFDVFENSGMENKVGSRDSNFKAELEGYFTRLHSLMKAEQGDQLQAQADGLKQNLAKAVDMLQGESQSDWSMFLYSLLIILREGLEALLIVAAIVAYLVKNNHQDKLPVIRQSVYVALAASVVTAFIFQLIFENSGQNRELLEGFTMIFAVVMLFMMSYWLLSKVEAQNWKRYLEGKLSTALTTGSLIGLWLTSFLAVYREGAETVLFYYALVGDAKNAVSYIYLFAGIAVGSVLLAISYFVMRYTVVKLPLKPFFMFTGSFMYLMAFVFAGKSVLELIEGKLFEPTLISRVPEISWLGIYPYVETLVPQLVLVAAAIVALFIMKYQGQKAAKTEVQVEAEADTKAKTQKSTIVH encoded by the coding sequence ATGTCTACTCGTAGTATTCGCTATTTTTTATTTACCCTTATTTTTATCCTTTCTCCCTTTGCCTTAGCGCAAGATAACTACCAACAATGGGTTGATGATATTACTGCTCGTTTGGATAAAACGGCACAATTGATTCAACAAGGGAATACCGATGATGCCCGTACTGAAGTTCAAATGGCTTATTTTGAAGTGTTTGAAAATTTAGAAGGTCCAATTCGTATCAATTTTTCAGCACAAAAAAGCTATCAGATGGAAGCGACTTTTGGCGAAATTCGCAAGATGATTGGCGAAGGCAAATCGCAACAAGAAATTCAGGCTAAAATTAATCAGTTAAAAAATGAATTGCAGGAAGTCTTGCCTTCCTTAATTGAAGGACATCAACTCAATGCTGATGGTCAACATGGCGTGTATGACAATCAAGATATTGCCCCGTATTGGCAACAAAGCTTTAAAACCATTGATGATTTGATTGCGAAAGGTATTGAGGCTTATCAGAATGGCGACCTTGCCAATGCTAAAAAATATTTCCAACAAGCCCAATATGATGGCTATAAAAATTCTGAAATGGAGATGTCCGTTCGCCAGAATCGTTCCTCTGAAACATCTGCCGCGATTAATCAGCAGTTTTATAATCTTATTCGTTTAAGTGAGCAACCTGAACAAATTACAGAATTAGGCTACCAAAGTACCCAATTACTACAAAATATTGAAGAGAATTTGCCTAACTTACCGACCACCCGGGAGGAGCAAAATATTCAATCGGATAATGCACAAATCGCAGCCGATAACCAACCTGAGCAAGATTGGAGTAAGGTCGCTGATGAAGTGAACCAACGTATCCAACAGGCGATTGAGTTATATCAGCAGGGGGAGACCAAGAAGGCTATTCTTTCCGTACAGAGCACTTATTTTGATGTGTTTGAAAATAGCGGTATGGAAAATAAAGTGGGCTCTCGTGATAGTAACTTTAAAGCAGAGTTAGAAGGTTACTTTACCCGTTTACATAGTTTAATGAAAGCAGAGCAAGGAGATCAGTTACAGGCTCAGGCCGATGGGCTTAAACAAAATTTGGCTAAAGCCGTTGATATGTTACAAGGCGAATCGCAAAGTGATTGGTCAATGTTCCTGTATAGTTTGTTGATTATCCTCCGCGAAGGTTTGGAAGCTTTACTCATTGTTGCAGCAATTGTGGCCTATTTAGTGAAAAATAATCATCAGGATAAATTGCCAGTCATTCGTCAGTCGGTTTATGTTGCATTAGCAGCGAGTGTGGTTACAGCTTTTATCTTCCAACTTATCTTTGAAAACTCTGGGCAAAATCGTGAGCTATTAGAAGGCTTTACAATGATTTTTGCGGTTGTGATGTTGTTTATGATGAGCTATTGGCTACTTTCTAAAGTTGAGGCTCAAAACTGGAAGCGCTATTTAGAAGGAAAACTTTCTACGGCCCTGACAACAGGCTCATTGATCGGATTGTGGTTAACCAGCTTCCTTGCGGTTTATCGGGAAGGGGCTGAGACCGTTCTTTTTTACTATGCGTTAGTGGGCGATGCCAAAAATGCGGTTAGTTACATTTATCTTTTCGCCGGTATTGCTGTAGGCTCGGTATTATTGGCTATCAGTTATTTCGTGATGCGTTATACCGTAGTAAAACTACCACTCAAGCCATTCTTTATGTTTACCGGTAGCTTTATGTATTTAATGGCCTTTGTCTTTGCCGGCAAATCCGTTTTAGAGCTGATTGAGGGTAAACTGTTTGAGCCTACCTTAATTAGTCGTGTACCTGAAATTTCCTGGTTAGGTATTTATCCTTACGTAGAAACCTTGGTGCCACAGTTAGTTTTAGTTGCCGCTGCGATAGTTGCTTTGTTTATTATGAAATATCAAGGCCAAAAGGCAGCAAAAACAGAAGTTCAAGTAGAAGCAGAAGCTGATACAAAAGCAAAAACACAAAAATCTACCATAGTCCATTAA
- a CDS encoding iron transporter, which translates to MKKTLLAAGLLAGIFAASTANAFQEYPIGEAVTMNEMEIAAVYLKPVDMEPRGMGLPAAKSDIHLEADIHAVKGNKNGFGDGEWMPYLTINYTLVNTDTGEKQEGTFMPMVAGDGPHYGANVKMMGAGNYKLTYHIDPPSKAGMHRHTDPETGVGRWWKPFDVNYEFKFTGIK; encoded by the coding sequence ATGAAAAAAACACTTTTAGCTGCAGGTTTACTTGCCGGTATTTTTGCCGCATCAACCGCTAATGCATTCCAAGAATATCCGATTGGTGAAGCTGTCACCATGAATGAAATGGAAATTGCCGCAGTATATTTAAAACCTGTTGACATGGAGCCACGTGGTATGGGCTTGCCGGCAGCTAAATCTGATATCCACTTAGAGGCGGATATTCATGCTGTTAAAGGAAATAAAAACGGTTTTGGCGATGGTGAATGGATGCCTTACTTAACCATCAATTACACCTTAGTCAATACCGATACCGGTGAAAAACAAGAAGGTACCTTTATGCCAATGGTGGCTGGTGATGGTCCACACTATGGGGCAAACGTAAAAATGATGGGCGCAGGTAACTATAAATTAACCTATCATATCGATCCTCCATCAAAAGCAGGTATGCACCGTCATACCGATCCTGAAACCGGCGTTGGACGTTGGTGGAAACCTTTTGATGTGAATTATGAATTTAAATTCACCGGTATCAAATAA